One Halovivax ruber XH-70 genomic region harbors:
- a CDS encoding DHH family phosphoesterase, protein MVRRLILGCGDVGERLAESLGAEPTSVLGIDDDRTVVDRLRDRGVPARRGDPTEPATLADLDSPGTILVAGDRGDENLAAATLARDRFPEARLVVYAGADPTQTVVEQLQAVADDVVEGARALADRVLEEGASPAAERARRLRSALSAIDGRLAVVTHDNPDPDAIASAIALVVLAESVGIDADACYYGEISHQENRAMLNVLDLEVRHLEAASAIDAYDGVALVDHSRPGINDGLATDADVDIVIDHHPPRGPVAGSFVDIRHLAGATSTVMTEYVDRFGVDFDRQTATALLFGIRIDTNDFTRETTALDFRAAAALSPHVDQTALDRIERPTVDGETVDTIARAIKNRKRYDDVVVSSCGQIASRDALPQAADRLLSMDGVDTTLVYGFIDDMVYLSARSRDDEQDVGEVIRDAFEPIGSAGGHSDMAGAQLEIGVLGSRDTDGTDGDEPDHAAVIVSAVEDVVEHRFIEAIDSIPDVPKGGYTRESELLFDPTRTGVVSRDEGERST, encoded by the coding sequence ATGGTCCGTCGGCTGATCCTCGGGTGTGGCGACGTCGGTGAGCGACTCGCCGAGTCACTGGGGGCGGAGCCGACGTCAGTCCTCGGTATCGACGACGATCGAACCGTCGTGGATCGACTGCGCGACCGTGGTGTCCCGGCCAGGCGAGGGGATCCGACGGAACCCGCGACGCTCGCCGACCTCGACTCGCCAGGGACGATCCTCGTCGCCGGCGATCGGGGCGACGAGAATCTGGCGGCGGCGACCCTGGCCCGTGACCGGTTTCCCGAGGCCCGACTCGTCGTCTACGCCGGCGCCGATCCCACACAGACGGTCGTCGAGCAGCTCCAGGCGGTCGCCGACGACGTGGTCGAGGGCGCACGGGCGCTCGCCGATCGCGTCCTCGAAGAGGGAGCGAGTCCGGCGGCCGAACGGGCGAGACGGCTCCGGTCGGCGCTCTCGGCGATCGACGGTCGACTCGCCGTCGTCACACACGACAATCCGGACCCGGACGCCATCGCCAGCGCAATCGCACTCGTCGTGCTGGCCGAATCGGTCGGCATCGACGCCGACGCCTGCTACTACGGGGAGATTTCACATCAGGAGAATCGGGCGATGCTCAACGTCCTCGACCTCGAGGTCCGCCACCTCGAGGCGGCCAGCGCGATCGATGCCTACGACGGCGTCGCCCTCGTCGATCACTCCCGGCCCGGGATCAACGACGGACTGGCGACGGACGCCGACGTCGATATCGTCATCGACCACCACCCACCTCGCGGCCCGGTAGCGGGCTCGTTCGTCGACATCCGGCACCTGGCCGGCGCGACGAGTACGGTCATGACGGAGTACGTCGACCGCTTCGGTGTCGACTTCGATCGGCAGACGGCGACGGCGCTCCTCTTCGGGATTCGCATCGACACGAACGACTTCACGCGCGAGACGACGGCGCTCGACTTCCGTGCGGCCGCAGCGCTCAGCCCCCACGTCGACCAGACGGCACTCGACCGTATCGAACGGCCGACGGTCGACGGAGAGACGGTCGACACGATCGCCCGCGCGATCAAAAATCGGAAGCGATACGACGACGTCGTGGTCTCGAGCTGTGGGCAGATCGCGAGCCGTGACGCCCTTCCCCAGGCCGCCGACCGATTGCTCTCGATGGACGGTGTCGACACGACGCTGGTCTACGGGTTCATCGACGACATGGTCTACCTCTCGGCCCGATCTCGCGACGACGAGCAGGACGTCGGCGAAGTGATTCGTGACGCCTTCGAACCGATCGGCAGTGCGGGCGGCCACAGCGACATGGCCGGCGCCCAGCTCGAAATCGGCGTCCTCGGGAGTAGAGACACCGACGGGACCGACGGTGACGAACCGGACCACGCCGCCGTCATCGTCTCGGCGGTCGAGGACGTCGTCGAACACCGCTTTATCGAGGCGATCGACTCGATC